A single genomic interval of Helianthus annuus cultivar XRQ/B chromosome 13, HanXRQr2.0-SUNRISE, whole genome shotgun sequence harbors:
- the LOC110900917 gene encoding uncharacterized protein LOC110900917, which yields MDDTPDDSKLRCAAVHLEGDALQWHRAYMRTRNATVAEVPWADYVRSISARFSDALFEDPLEEMASLTQIGSLQELNTAFDSLLNKVNLSEPQAVSLYIKALKPDIRGPVKMFKPRTLHEAYGLAKTQALNNEHLEEKFAGGKWNGGASKLANTKITPPSNAAKLPLLPTPTKTVATLNKPSTERRCLTSKELEQKRAKGECFWCTEKFVSGHMCAKPRKQLYTIEAEDEDERLEDDEESDKDEATEHQISIHALTGIPSYSTMRVSGSMGTRQLHILIDSGSTHNFLKEKLAKKLGCEAVSMAPVTVGVADGKKLTSTQVCRDFQWNMQGNWFKTEVLLLPLENYDMILGVQWLLPLNDILWNFQNMTMKFELAGKQYELKGLQNNLFAVCSLEKMGKHARTGDLQLFSLYLTNNEQRDNYHTRVVGAPYDQEGAASWREVVARFPNVFRVPTGLPPNQAFDHKIVLKEGTAPISVRPYRYPAVQKDVIEKTTRELLDSGVIQNSQSSFAAPVVLVKKKRWPMENVHGL from the coding sequence ATGGATGACACACCTGATGACTCGAAGCTCCGATGTGCTGCTGTTCACCTGGAAGGCGATGCCCTTCAGTGGCACCGTGCCTATATGAGGACCCGGAATGCCACGGTAGCCGAGGTTCCGTGGGCGGACTATGTCCGTTCGATCTCTGCCCGTTTTTCGGATGCCCTATTTGAAGACCCATTGGAAGAGATGGCTTCGTTAACTCAGATAGGTTCGTTACAGGAACTTAACACGGCTTTTGACTCCCTGTTGAATAAAGTTAACCTAAGTGAACCACAAGCTGTGAGCCTCTACATCAAGGCTCTCAAACCGGACATCCGTGGACCGGTTAAGATGTTTAAACCACGAACGTTGCATGAAGCGTATGGTCTGGCCAAAACTCAAGCCCTTAACAACGAGCACCTGGAAGAAAAATTTGCCGGGGGAAAATGGAACGGGGGAGCCTCTAAACTTGCTAACACGAAAATTACACCACCCTCTAATGCAGCCAAACTTCCCCTACTGCCCACCCCTACCAAAACCGTGGCCACCTTGAATAAACCATCCACCGAGAGACGATGTTTGACAAGTAAGGAACTGGAACAAAAAAGGGCGAAGGGCGAGTGTTTTTGGTGTACGGAGAAGTTTGTGTCGGGCCATATGTGTGCGAAACCCCGGAAGCAACTATATACTATTGAGGCCGAAGACGAGGATGAGAGACTGGAGGACGACGAAGAGTCCGACAAAGACGAGGCCACAGAACACCAGATTTCAATTCACGCGTTAACGGGTATTCCGTCTTACTCCACTATGCGGGTGAGCGGGTCGATGGGGACTCGTCAACTACACATACTTATTGACTCCGGGTCGACTCATAATTTCCTTAAAGAAAAATTGGCAAAAAAGTTGGGTTGTGAAGCCGTGAGTATGGCGCCGGTCACTGTGGGGGTAGCGGATGGAAAGAAATTAACTAGTACTCAGGTCTGCCGGGATTTTCAGTGGAATATGCAGGGAAACTGGTTTAAAACGGAAGTCTTATTGCTGCCACTCGAGAACTACGACATGATTTTGGGGGTCCAATGGTTGTTACCGTTGAACGATATCTTATGGAATTTTCAAAACATGACCATGAAATTTGAGCTAGCAGGTAAGCAGTACGAATTAAAAGGGTTGCAAAATAACTTGTTTGCGGTGTGCTCTCTCGAGAAGATGGGTAAACATGCTCGAACGGGGGATCTCCAACTATTCAGTTTATACTTGACCAACAACGAGCAACGGGACAACTACCATACTCGGGTGGTAGGCGCTCCGTACGACCAGGAGGGGGCAGCAAGTTGGAGAGAGGTTGTGGCTCGGTTTCCGAATGTTTTTCGAGTACCCACGGGGCTACCGCCGAACCAGGCCTTCGATCATAAAATAGTATTAAAGGAGGGTACCGCCCCGATTAGCGTGCGCCCATATCGGTACCCGGCTGTCCAAAAAGACGTCATCGAGAAAACCACACGCGAACTGTTGGATTCGGGAGTCATTCAGAACAGTCAAAGCTCATTCGCGGCACCGGTAGTCctcgttaaaaaaaaaagatggcCAATGGAGAATGTGCATGGATTATAG
- the LOC110900918 gene encoding uncharacterized mitochondrial protein AtMg00860-like has translation MLRKGVLVFFDDILVYSRSEGDHRKHLEQVLSIMQDNELFAKESKCVFGGRAIEYLGHIITEGGVSTDPKKIEAVQQWPTPKTVKQLRGFLGLAGYYRRFIRSFGMIARLLTDLLKKDAFKWGEEAQNAFERLKGALTSAPVLTLPDPAKQFVIETDASAGGI, from the coding sequence ATGTTACGGAAGGGAGTCTTGGTGTTTTTTGACGATATACTAGTGTATAGCCGAAGCGAGGGGGACCACCGGAAACACTTGGAACAAGTCCTCTCAATAATGCAAGATAACGAGTTATTCGCTAAAGAGTCAAAATGTGTATTCGGAGGCCGAGCAATTGAGTACTTGGGCCATATCATAACCGAAGGGGGAGTTAGTACGGATCCGAAAAAAATAGAAGCGGTCCAACAATGGCCCACTCCGAAAACGGTCAAGCAACTTCGCGGTTTTTTGGGGCTGGCGGGGTATTATCGTCGGTTCATACGTTCATTCGGCATGATTGCACGACTACTCACCGACTTGCTAAAAAAGGATGCGTTTAAATGGGGCGAGGAAGCACAAAATGCATTCGAACGTCTCAAAGGTGCGCTCACGTCAGCACCGGTTTTGACATTGCCCGACCCCGCCAAACAATTTGTGATTGAGACTGATGCCTCGGCCGGAGGAATATAA